One Helianthus annuus cultivar XRQ/B chromosome 7, HanXRQr2.0-SUNRISE, whole genome shotgun sequence genomic region harbors:
- the LOC110867013 gene encoding topoisomerase I damage affected protein 7-like, with the protein MESRFKDTQADIKAIKGHILNTIGNAPPTVLFLDNPPPDNAKIWEKFNLWKKKGIEDGLYIEPQKDLVSAVVKPTTTTSMTTTASSTYTTQTPDLTKSSTTTSTTSSTIKSSPATMQKTSTDTSVVVMTPQSSIQTAIVTLVVSTTVGTSVVSAVVKPTTTTSITTTATSTHTTQTPDLTKSSTTTTTTSPTIKSPPSTMQKTSTDTSGVIQKPITDIAPAGVQFPLELIAVREEIKSFYYEDDPAKRSFPSVEGYPRPNNIDEYLKLKAKQAEDISKRESTGKSDKEFQRHYQFMLTQVSSLEQFAKNVCQKLSERADKSLRKDYVENIMAHKKYK; encoded by the exons ATGGAGTCCAGATTTAAAGACACCCAAGCTGACATCAAGGCCATAAAGGGCCATATCTTGAACACCATTGGCAATGCACCTCCCACGGTTCTCTTCCTTGATAATCCAccaccagataatgccaaaatATGGGAGAAGTTCAACCTGTGGAAGAAGAAAGGGATTGAAGATGGTCTCTACATTGAGCCACAAAAAGATT TGGTTTCAGCAGTTGTTAAACCAACAACCACCACCTCAATGACAACAACTGCTAGTTCAACATACACCACTCAAACACCTGACCTCACTAAATCATCCACCACCACTTCAACCACATCATCAACCATCAAATCATCACCTGCCACTATGCAGAAGACttctactgacacatcagtagttgtaatgacaccTCAATCTTCCATCCAAACAGCTATTGTAACTCTTgttgtatcaacaactgttggtacCTCAGTGGTTTCAGCAGTTGTTAAACCAACAACCACCACCTCAATCACAACAACTgctacttcaacacacaccactcaaACACCTGATTTGACTAAATcatccaccaccactacaaccacATCACCAACCATCAAATCACCACCTTCCACTATGCAGAAGACTTCTACTGACACATCAggagtt ATACAAAAGCCAATCACTGATATtgctcctgcaggtgttcaatttcctctagAACTTATTgctgtcagagaagagatcaaatccttctactatgaggatgaTCCTGCAAAAAGGAGTTTTCCATCTGTTGAAGGATATCCTAGGCCTAATAATATTGATGAATATTTAAAATtaaaggccaaacaagcagaggatatttCTAAAAGAGAATCAACAGGGAAGTCTGACAAAGAATTTCAAAGGCACTACCAATTTATGCTTACTCAAGTCAGTTCCCTGGAACAATTTGCAAAGAATGTTTGTCAAAAATTATCAGAAAGAGCAGATAAATCTCTGAGAAAAGACTATGTTGAGAATATCATGGCTCACAAGAAGTATAAGTGA